One Rosa chinensis cultivar Old Blush chromosome 3, RchiOBHm-V2, whole genome shotgun sequence DNA window includes the following coding sequences:
- the LOC112191855 gene encoding protein SCAR2 isoform X2 — translation MPLTRYQIRNEYGLADPELYKAADRDDPEALLEGVAMAGLVGVLRQLGDLAEFAAEIFHDLHEEVMATATRGHGLMVRVQQLEADFPSIEKALLSQTNHSPFFSNTGVDWHPNLRCEQNLITRGDLPRFVMDSYEECRAPPRLFLLDKFDVAGAGACLKRYTDPSFFKVESAYSLAPADMQRERKIRKVKKKGSRWRNGETPEVLLPSHAKLHELFLEERIQNGYSDPARRVKLKKRHLNGSAVDSKTKKSYMDKFMETHSPERKLVCATSVTSPLLNLSSDNKNESGLRILDISIVSPAEKSPERSSASSSTTKHQEVISKQSMDGLNGGSFYGEPNSDGGSDNSYSNLQMVAVEKELEVDGEDKTEGSVEGYNSDDFPSEVDNYVDALATMDSEVDTDNDSRAKSNLGLMKVDKCRTDSDANEEEHVELQAQSLDSQSNENSSWSDDWNNSFIRDRASLHSDTLSNLVENTPSECNGAAKELPSTEACGAEDTCIEESVNPDSGDISCNRMVGEMSPTQPHPDHGAKSPVASYVGPLIDETSSYKIKFGSESFDIRENGTNLDHFMTVVPDGSSQAKDEFTNTSPMLPLVEADKEDLGATSDDLPHLKNVEELASVNHSGNDSVNKVFQTQCADEDAVGSFASRKIDSPLSSIPSTEEQLFPSAMKEIQTSSGSTLLLHNSDVAKPVNRVSVVDDPVKPTAFKSGVIPWRRISRESYPGGDAPKTHGLIEQKDAPQTHVLKEQKDAPQTHVLMDQQISVLDEDMSHYEEKFKTEERSRTVDDEEIGLFTSNADSEGGDSVSIELPSNSPTYSGHGDHVPSANIEPATVHVEDVRASSAAVTKSDDVNDFIDTSPEEGDSVSVELPSNPPTYSGLGNLVVSDNIVPETVHVEDLAVSSAAVAKSDDVNDIDTSPDANCSPPLNFMNLHESLPDFRDSHLKESEMDDVASPKFVSDSEMQKEASKVEVVSPDSDSDPSKSVAYNPSSSKVFDDDHNLSLDEQNEHGVTVYDDPTASTSLEMSNQESELQSLDQTCGEYAVSSSTSALPEPDLQEAEMNLDILSELQANHVHMENLERDGASGQLEASLERSPEFQSDQLGMEDSQEDQASTNSLSSQYAQIGFPNHPDKEISKLPSMEDSQEDQASTNSLSSQYAQIGFPNHPDKEISKLPSMDHTNQETCLNASSESFPEDLPSQPSTSEFFTESAGQETDLLKPKMEPLESILPNFVQPPVVNLEDTPPLPPLPPMQWRLGKMQHASPASHRDLGGVSNDSFLPMQSLKADEKAQFDLPAPQRELLQPQHPFLSLTAEDMKSQPVFGPLVGHVVPPAQFLQEPTDNDSNHQYNFPDLGGMQFSSPFIQLSKVSGDSSGHNDIDLEGEKGLSSSKRITVPGTECTTSGQDPVFSHGEIVHPQQLIPETGLELEVLKQSFDNSELEQAGPLATSVTAPTMEDEQPQHSLPTTEGGKVQSSTKPLTVPGTECTTSRHDPIQPPQQLTKESGLEPEDLCYSSKNSEREQEKPLATSLTATTTVDEKPQHSLPTSEGETAWSSNTSDVMPDSEFGQSNGTVNKIPRPRNPLIDAVTAHGQSKLKKASERIQPQIEPKVDERDLFLQQIRTKSFNLKPANVTRSTPRPNIQGHNPNLKVISLLEKKASAIRQAFVGSDEDDDESWSDS, via the exons ATGCCGTTGACGCGGTACCAGATACGGAACGAGTACGGCTTGGCCGATCCGGAGCTCTACAAAGCCGCCGATAGAGATGATCCGGAGGCCTTACTCGAAGGCGTCGCCATGGCTGGACTCGTCGGCGTCTTGCGTCAGCTTGGCGACCTTGCCGA GTTTGCTGCTGAAATATTTCATGACTTGCATGAAGAAGTAATGGCAACCGCCACAAGAGGCCACGGTCTAATGGTTCGTGTGCAACAGCTTGAAGCAGATTTTCCTTCAATTGAGAAGGCACTTCTATCTCAAACGAATCATTCGCCATTTTTTTCAAATACAG GTGTTGACTGGCATCCTAATCTGCGTTGCGAACAGAATCTGATCACCCGTGGAGACTTACCTCGCTTTGTAATGGATTCTTATGAAGAATGCCGTGCTCCTCCTCGGTTATTCCTTCTGGACAA GTTTGATGTTGCTGGGGCTGGGGCATGTTTAAAGCGATACACTGATCCGTCATTCTTTAAAGTGGAATCGGCCTACTCATTAGCACCAGCAGATATGCAGAGAGAAAGGAAGATCCGTAAAGTAAAG AAGAAAGGATCACGCTGGAGGAATGGTGAAACCCCAGAAGTTTTACTGCCATCACATGCCAA ACTGCATGAGTTATTTCTGGAGGAGCGCATTCAGAATGGTTACAGTGACCCTGCTCGTCGTgtgaaattaaagaaaagacaTTTGAATGGATCTGCAGTTGACTCAAAAACCAAGAAAAGTTACATGGATAAATTTATGGAGACTCATTCACCAGAGCGTAAACTGGTTTGTGCAACTTCTGTTACTTCCCCGCTCTTGAATTTGAGCTCAGATAATAAGAATGAGTCAGGGCTTAGAATACTTGACATTAGTATTGTGAGTCCTGCAGAAAAGTCTCCGGAAAGGAGTAGTGCTAGTTCTTCAACTACTAAACACCAAGAAGTCATATCAAAACAATCAATGGATGGTTTGAATGGGGGCTCTTTCTATGGAGAACCAAATTCTGATGGTGGAAGTGACAACAGCTATTCCAACCTTCAAATGGTAGCAGTTGAGAAGGAATTAGAAGTTGATGGAGAAGACAAAACTGAAGGCAGTGTAGAGGGATACAATTCTGATGATTTTCCCAGTGAGGTAGATAATTACGTGGATGCTCTTGCTACTATGGATTCAGAAGTGGATACAGACAATGATAGCAGAGCTAAGAGCAATCTAGGCTTAATGAAGGTTGACAAATGCAGGACAGACTCTGATGCAAATGAGGAGGAACATGTAGAGCTTCAAGCTCAATCTTTGGATTCTCAATCAAATGAGAACTCTTCTTGGTCAGATGACTGGAATAATTCATTCATAAGAGATAGAGCCAGTCTGCACTCTGACACTTTAAGCAATTTGGTTGAGAATACACCTTCAGAGTGTAATGGAGCAGCTAAAGAATTACCATCCACTGAAGCTTGTGGAGCTGAGGATACATGTATTGAGGAAAGCGTAAACCCTGATAGTGGAGATATATCATGCAATAGGATGGTTGGGGAAATGAGTCCTACACAACCACATCCAGACCATGGAGCAAAGTCACCTGTGGCTTCATATGTGGGACCTTTAATAGATGAAACATCCTCCTATAAAATTAAATTTGGTTCTGAATCATTTGACATCAGAGAAAATGGGACAAATCTGGATCATTTCATGACAGTTGTTCCTGATGGTTCTTCCCAGGCTAAGGATGAGTTCACAAATACTTCTCCTATGCTTCCTCTAGTTGAAGCAGATAAAGAAGATTTAGGTGCCACTTCTGATGATTTACCGCATTTGAAAAATGTTGAAGAATTGGCTTCTGTAAATCATAGCGGCAATGATTCTGTGAATAAAGTGTTTCAGACACAATGTGCTGATGAAGATGCTGTGGGAAGCTTCGCCAGTAGAAAGATTGATTCACCACTTTCAAGTATTCCATCTACAGAAGAGCAGCTCTTTCCCTCAGCAATGAAAGAAATACAAACATCTTCAGGTTCTACATTACTGCTTCATAATTCAGATGTTGCAAAGCCTGTCAACAGGGTTTCTGTAGTGGATGATCCTGTTAAACCAACTGCATTCAAATCTGGAGTTATACCATGGAGACGTATCTCAAGAGAGTCATATCCTGGAGGGGATGCTCCAAAGACACATGGCCTAATAGAGCAGAAGGATGCTCCACAGACACATGTCCTAAAAGAGCAGAAGGATGCTCCACAGACACATGTCTTAATGGACCAGCAAATCTCCGTTTTAGATGAGGATATGTCCCACTATGAAGAGAAATTCAAAACTGAAGAGAGATCTAGGACTGTGGATGATGAGGAGATAGGCTTATTCACCAGCAATGCTGATTCAGAGGGAGGAGATTCTGTTTCTATAGAACTTCCATCAAACTCTCCAACTTATTCAGGCCATGGGGATCATGTACCTTCAGCCAATATAGAACCTGCAACAGTTCATGTAGAAGATGTGCGAGCGTCCTCTGCTGCTGTTACCAAATCTGATGATGTCAATGATTTTATTGATACATCTCCAGAGGAAGGAGATTCTGTTTCTGTAGAACTTCCATCGAACCCTCCAACATATTCAGGCCTTGGGAATCTTGTAGTTTCAGACAATATAGTACCTGAAACAGTTCATGTAGAAGATCTTGCTGTATCCTCTGCTGCTGTTGCCAAATCTGATGATGTCAATGATATTGATACATCTCCAGACGCAAATTGTTCTCCACCATTGAATTTTATGAATTTGCATGAATCTCTTCCTGACTTCAGGGATTCCCATCTGAAAGAATCTGAAATGGATGATgtagcttctccaaaattcgtGTCAGACTCAGAAATGCAAAAGGAAGCAAGTAAAGTTGAAGTTGTTTCGCCAGATTCAGATTCAGACCCAAGCAAATCAGTTGCTTATAATCCTTCCAGTTCAAAGGTATTTGATGACGATCATAACTTGTCCCTGGATGAGCAGAATGAACACGGTGTGACTGTCTATGATGACCCCACAGCCTCAACATCTTTGGAAATGAGCAATCAGGAGTCAGAGTTGCAATCTCTGGATCAGACTTGTGGAGAGTATGCTGTGTCATCATCTACCTCTGCCCTTCCAGAACCTGACCTCCAAGAAGCTGAAATGAATTTAGACATTTTGTCGGAGTTGCAAGCTAATCATGTTCATATGGAAAATTTGGAAAGAGACGGAGCAAGTGGTCAGCTAGAAGCTTCCTTAGAACGGTCGCCGGAGTTTCAGTCTGATCAACTGGGTATGGAAGATTCACAAGAAGATCAAGCTAGTACTAACTCATTAAGTTCTCAATATGCACAGATTGGATTTCCAAATCACCCAGATAAGGAGATATCCAAACTACCATCCATGGAAGATTCACAAGAAGATCAAGCTAGTACTAACTCATTAAGTTCTCAATATGCACAGATTGGGTTTCCAAATCACCCAGATAAGGAGATATCCAAACTACCGTCCATGGATCACACCAATCAAGAGACATGCTTGAATGCTTCCTCTGAATCTTTTCCTGAAGACCTTCCAAGTCAACCTTCAACTTCAGAGTTCTTTACAGAATCAGCAGGCCAGGAAACTGATCTTTTAAAGCCAAAAATGGAACCATTAGAGTCTATTCTTCCTAACTTTGTCCAGCCACCTGTGGTCAATCTTGAGGACACGCCACCGTTGCCACCTCTACCACCTATGCAATGGAGGTTAGGAAAGATGCAACATGCTTCGCCAGCCTCACATAGAGATTTGGGAGGTGTTAGCAATGATTCATTCTTGCCAATGCAGTCACTGAAAGCTGATGAGAAAGCTCAATTTGATCTACCAGCACCGCAGAGAGAGCTACTGCAGCCTCAACACCCATTTTTATCTCTCACAGCAGAAGATATGAAGTCCCAACCTGTTTTTGGACCTTTGGTGGGCCATGTTGTGCCTCCCGCACAATTTTTGCAAGAACCAACTGATAATGATTCCAATCATCAATACAATTTTCCTGATTTAGGGGGAATGCAATTCTCAAGCCCATTCATACAACTATCGAAGGTCTCTGGTGACAGCTCTGGACACAATGACATTGATTTAGAGGGAGAGAAGGGTCTGTCTAGTTCGAAGCGAATCACAGTTCCAGGCACTGAATGTACAACATCTGGACAAGACCCTGTATTTTCTCATGGGGAAATTGTCCATCCCCAACAGTTGATACCGGAAACAGGTTTAGAGCTTGAGGTACTTAAACAATCATTCGATAATTCAGAATTGGAACAAGCTGGACCCCTTGCCACATCTGTGACAGCACCAACCATGGAAGATGAGCAGCCTCAGCATAGTTTGCCAACAACAGAGGGAGGAAAGGTTCAGTCTTCTACAAAGCCATTAACAGTACCAGGAACTGAATGCACAACTTCTAGACATGACCCTATCCAACCTCCGCAACAATTAACGAAGGAATCGGGTCTAGAGCCTGAGGATCTTTGCTATTCATCGAAAAACTCAGAAAGGGAACAAGAAAAGCCTCTTGCTACATCACTGACAGCGACAACTACAGTAGATGAGAAGCCTCAGCATAGTTTGCCAACATCAGAGGGAGAAACAGCATGGTCATCAAATACTTCTGATGTAATGCCGGACTCAGAATTTGGACAGTCTAATGGAACAGTGAATAAGATCCCTCGTCCTAGAAATCCCCTTATTGATGCTGTCACTGCTCATGGCCAAAGCAAG TTGAAAAAGGCAAGTGAACGAATTCAGCCTCAGATTGAACCAAAGGTAGACGAAAGAGATTTATTTCTGCAACAGATAAGAACCAAG TCCTTCAACCTGAAGCCTGCAAATGTGACAAGATCCACACCACGACCCAATATTCAGGGTCATAATCCCAACTTGAAGGTCATCTCTCTCTTAGAGAAAAAAGCAAGTGCAATCCGCCAG GCATTTGTGGGaagtgatgaagatgatgatgagagTTGGAGTGATTCTTAG
- the LOC112191855 gene encoding protein SCAR2 isoform X1 yields MPLTRYQIRNEYGLADPELYKAADRDDPEALLEGVAMAGLVGVLRQLGDLAEFAAEIFHDLHEEVMATATRGHGLMVRVQQLEADFPSIEKALLSQTNHSPFFSNTGVDWHPNLRCEQNLITRGDLPRFVMDSYEECRAPPRLFLLDKFDVAGAGACLKRYTDPSFFKVESAYSLAPADMQRERKIRKVKQKKGSRWRNGETPEVLLPSHAKLHELFLEERIQNGYSDPARRVKLKKRHLNGSAVDSKTKKSYMDKFMETHSPERKLVCATSVTSPLLNLSSDNKNESGLRILDISIVSPAEKSPERSSASSSTTKHQEVISKQSMDGLNGGSFYGEPNSDGGSDNSYSNLQMVAVEKELEVDGEDKTEGSVEGYNSDDFPSEVDNYVDALATMDSEVDTDNDSRAKSNLGLMKVDKCRTDSDANEEEHVELQAQSLDSQSNENSSWSDDWNNSFIRDRASLHSDTLSNLVENTPSECNGAAKELPSTEACGAEDTCIEESVNPDSGDISCNRMVGEMSPTQPHPDHGAKSPVASYVGPLIDETSSYKIKFGSESFDIRENGTNLDHFMTVVPDGSSQAKDEFTNTSPMLPLVEADKEDLGATSDDLPHLKNVEELASVNHSGNDSVNKVFQTQCADEDAVGSFASRKIDSPLSSIPSTEEQLFPSAMKEIQTSSGSTLLLHNSDVAKPVNRVSVVDDPVKPTAFKSGVIPWRRISRESYPGGDAPKTHGLIEQKDAPQTHVLKEQKDAPQTHVLMDQQISVLDEDMSHYEEKFKTEERSRTVDDEEIGLFTSNADSEGGDSVSIELPSNSPTYSGHGDHVPSANIEPATVHVEDVRASSAAVTKSDDVNDFIDTSPEEGDSVSVELPSNPPTYSGLGNLVVSDNIVPETVHVEDLAVSSAAVAKSDDVNDIDTSPDANCSPPLNFMNLHESLPDFRDSHLKESEMDDVASPKFVSDSEMQKEASKVEVVSPDSDSDPSKSVAYNPSSSKVFDDDHNLSLDEQNEHGVTVYDDPTASTSLEMSNQESELQSLDQTCGEYAVSSSTSALPEPDLQEAEMNLDILSELQANHVHMENLERDGASGQLEASLERSPEFQSDQLGMEDSQEDQASTNSLSSQYAQIGFPNHPDKEISKLPSMEDSQEDQASTNSLSSQYAQIGFPNHPDKEISKLPSMDHTNQETCLNASSESFPEDLPSQPSTSEFFTESAGQETDLLKPKMEPLESILPNFVQPPVVNLEDTPPLPPLPPMQWRLGKMQHASPASHRDLGGVSNDSFLPMQSLKADEKAQFDLPAPQRELLQPQHPFLSLTAEDMKSQPVFGPLVGHVVPPAQFLQEPTDNDSNHQYNFPDLGGMQFSSPFIQLSKVSGDSSGHNDIDLEGEKGLSSSKRITVPGTECTTSGQDPVFSHGEIVHPQQLIPETGLELEVLKQSFDNSELEQAGPLATSVTAPTMEDEQPQHSLPTTEGGKVQSSTKPLTVPGTECTTSRHDPIQPPQQLTKESGLEPEDLCYSSKNSEREQEKPLATSLTATTTVDEKPQHSLPTSEGETAWSSNTSDVMPDSEFGQSNGTVNKIPRPRNPLIDAVTAHGQSKLKKASERIQPQIEPKVDERDLFLQQIRTKSFNLKPANVTRSTPRPNIQGHNPNLKVISLLEKKASAIRQAFVGSDEDDDESWSDS; encoded by the exons ATGCCGTTGACGCGGTACCAGATACGGAACGAGTACGGCTTGGCCGATCCGGAGCTCTACAAAGCCGCCGATAGAGATGATCCGGAGGCCTTACTCGAAGGCGTCGCCATGGCTGGACTCGTCGGCGTCTTGCGTCAGCTTGGCGACCTTGCCGA GTTTGCTGCTGAAATATTTCATGACTTGCATGAAGAAGTAATGGCAACCGCCACAAGAGGCCACGGTCTAATGGTTCGTGTGCAACAGCTTGAAGCAGATTTTCCTTCAATTGAGAAGGCACTTCTATCTCAAACGAATCATTCGCCATTTTTTTCAAATACAG GTGTTGACTGGCATCCTAATCTGCGTTGCGAACAGAATCTGATCACCCGTGGAGACTTACCTCGCTTTGTAATGGATTCTTATGAAGAATGCCGTGCTCCTCCTCGGTTATTCCTTCTGGACAA GTTTGATGTTGCTGGGGCTGGGGCATGTTTAAAGCGATACACTGATCCGTCATTCTTTAAAGTGGAATCGGCCTACTCATTAGCACCAGCAGATATGCAGAGAGAAAGGAAGATCCGTAAAGTAAAG CAGAAGAAAGGATCACGCTGGAGGAATGGTGAAACCCCAGAAGTTTTACTGCCATCACATGCCAA ACTGCATGAGTTATTTCTGGAGGAGCGCATTCAGAATGGTTACAGTGACCCTGCTCGTCGTgtgaaattaaagaaaagacaTTTGAATGGATCTGCAGTTGACTCAAAAACCAAGAAAAGTTACATGGATAAATTTATGGAGACTCATTCACCAGAGCGTAAACTGGTTTGTGCAACTTCTGTTACTTCCCCGCTCTTGAATTTGAGCTCAGATAATAAGAATGAGTCAGGGCTTAGAATACTTGACATTAGTATTGTGAGTCCTGCAGAAAAGTCTCCGGAAAGGAGTAGTGCTAGTTCTTCAACTACTAAACACCAAGAAGTCATATCAAAACAATCAATGGATGGTTTGAATGGGGGCTCTTTCTATGGAGAACCAAATTCTGATGGTGGAAGTGACAACAGCTATTCCAACCTTCAAATGGTAGCAGTTGAGAAGGAATTAGAAGTTGATGGAGAAGACAAAACTGAAGGCAGTGTAGAGGGATACAATTCTGATGATTTTCCCAGTGAGGTAGATAATTACGTGGATGCTCTTGCTACTATGGATTCAGAAGTGGATACAGACAATGATAGCAGAGCTAAGAGCAATCTAGGCTTAATGAAGGTTGACAAATGCAGGACAGACTCTGATGCAAATGAGGAGGAACATGTAGAGCTTCAAGCTCAATCTTTGGATTCTCAATCAAATGAGAACTCTTCTTGGTCAGATGACTGGAATAATTCATTCATAAGAGATAGAGCCAGTCTGCACTCTGACACTTTAAGCAATTTGGTTGAGAATACACCTTCAGAGTGTAATGGAGCAGCTAAAGAATTACCATCCACTGAAGCTTGTGGAGCTGAGGATACATGTATTGAGGAAAGCGTAAACCCTGATAGTGGAGATATATCATGCAATAGGATGGTTGGGGAAATGAGTCCTACACAACCACATCCAGACCATGGAGCAAAGTCACCTGTGGCTTCATATGTGGGACCTTTAATAGATGAAACATCCTCCTATAAAATTAAATTTGGTTCTGAATCATTTGACATCAGAGAAAATGGGACAAATCTGGATCATTTCATGACAGTTGTTCCTGATGGTTCTTCCCAGGCTAAGGATGAGTTCACAAATACTTCTCCTATGCTTCCTCTAGTTGAAGCAGATAAAGAAGATTTAGGTGCCACTTCTGATGATTTACCGCATTTGAAAAATGTTGAAGAATTGGCTTCTGTAAATCATAGCGGCAATGATTCTGTGAATAAAGTGTTTCAGACACAATGTGCTGATGAAGATGCTGTGGGAAGCTTCGCCAGTAGAAAGATTGATTCACCACTTTCAAGTATTCCATCTACAGAAGAGCAGCTCTTTCCCTCAGCAATGAAAGAAATACAAACATCTTCAGGTTCTACATTACTGCTTCATAATTCAGATGTTGCAAAGCCTGTCAACAGGGTTTCTGTAGTGGATGATCCTGTTAAACCAACTGCATTCAAATCTGGAGTTATACCATGGAGACGTATCTCAAGAGAGTCATATCCTGGAGGGGATGCTCCAAAGACACATGGCCTAATAGAGCAGAAGGATGCTCCACAGACACATGTCCTAAAAGAGCAGAAGGATGCTCCACAGACACATGTCTTAATGGACCAGCAAATCTCCGTTTTAGATGAGGATATGTCCCACTATGAAGAGAAATTCAAAACTGAAGAGAGATCTAGGACTGTGGATGATGAGGAGATAGGCTTATTCACCAGCAATGCTGATTCAGAGGGAGGAGATTCTGTTTCTATAGAACTTCCATCAAACTCTCCAACTTATTCAGGCCATGGGGATCATGTACCTTCAGCCAATATAGAACCTGCAACAGTTCATGTAGAAGATGTGCGAGCGTCCTCTGCTGCTGTTACCAAATCTGATGATGTCAATGATTTTATTGATACATCTCCAGAGGAAGGAGATTCTGTTTCTGTAGAACTTCCATCGAACCCTCCAACATATTCAGGCCTTGGGAATCTTGTAGTTTCAGACAATATAGTACCTGAAACAGTTCATGTAGAAGATCTTGCTGTATCCTCTGCTGCTGTTGCCAAATCTGATGATGTCAATGATATTGATACATCTCCAGACGCAAATTGTTCTCCACCATTGAATTTTATGAATTTGCATGAATCTCTTCCTGACTTCAGGGATTCCCATCTGAAAGAATCTGAAATGGATGATgtagcttctccaaaattcgtGTCAGACTCAGAAATGCAAAAGGAAGCAAGTAAAGTTGAAGTTGTTTCGCCAGATTCAGATTCAGACCCAAGCAAATCAGTTGCTTATAATCCTTCCAGTTCAAAGGTATTTGATGACGATCATAACTTGTCCCTGGATGAGCAGAATGAACACGGTGTGACTGTCTATGATGACCCCACAGCCTCAACATCTTTGGAAATGAGCAATCAGGAGTCAGAGTTGCAATCTCTGGATCAGACTTGTGGAGAGTATGCTGTGTCATCATCTACCTCTGCCCTTCCAGAACCTGACCTCCAAGAAGCTGAAATGAATTTAGACATTTTGTCGGAGTTGCAAGCTAATCATGTTCATATGGAAAATTTGGAAAGAGACGGAGCAAGTGGTCAGCTAGAAGCTTCCTTAGAACGGTCGCCGGAGTTTCAGTCTGATCAACTGGGTATGGAAGATTCACAAGAAGATCAAGCTAGTACTAACTCATTAAGTTCTCAATATGCACAGATTGGATTTCCAAATCACCCAGATAAGGAGATATCCAAACTACCATCCATGGAAGATTCACAAGAAGATCAAGCTAGTACTAACTCATTAAGTTCTCAATATGCACAGATTGGGTTTCCAAATCACCCAGATAAGGAGATATCCAAACTACCGTCCATGGATCACACCAATCAAGAGACATGCTTGAATGCTTCCTCTGAATCTTTTCCTGAAGACCTTCCAAGTCAACCTTCAACTTCAGAGTTCTTTACAGAATCAGCAGGCCAGGAAACTGATCTTTTAAAGCCAAAAATGGAACCATTAGAGTCTATTCTTCCTAACTTTGTCCAGCCACCTGTGGTCAATCTTGAGGACACGCCACCGTTGCCACCTCTACCACCTATGCAATGGAGGTTAGGAAAGATGCAACATGCTTCGCCAGCCTCACATAGAGATTTGGGAGGTGTTAGCAATGATTCATTCTTGCCAATGCAGTCACTGAAAGCTGATGAGAAAGCTCAATTTGATCTACCAGCACCGCAGAGAGAGCTACTGCAGCCTCAACACCCATTTTTATCTCTCACAGCAGAAGATATGAAGTCCCAACCTGTTTTTGGACCTTTGGTGGGCCATGTTGTGCCTCCCGCACAATTTTTGCAAGAACCAACTGATAATGATTCCAATCATCAATACAATTTTCCTGATTTAGGGGGAATGCAATTCTCAAGCCCATTCATACAACTATCGAAGGTCTCTGGTGACAGCTCTGGACACAATGACATTGATTTAGAGGGAGAGAAGGGTCTGTCTAGTTCGAAGCGAATCACAGTTCCAGGCACTGAATGTACAACATCTGGACAAGACCCTGTATTTTCTCATGGGGAAATTGTCCATCCCCAACAGTTGATACCGGAAACAGGTTTAGAGCTTGAGGTACTTAAACAATCATTCGATAATTCAGAATTGGAACAAGCTGGACCCCTTGCCACATCTGTGACAGCACCAACCATGGAAGATGAGCAGCCTCAGCATAGTTTGCCAACAACAGAGGGAGGAAAGGTTCAGTCTTCTACAAAGCCATTAACAGTACCAGGAACTGAATGCACAACTTCTAGACATGACCCTATCCAACCTCCGCAACAATTAACGAAGGAATCGGGTCTAGAGCCTGAGGATCTTTGCTATTCATCGAAAAACTCAGAAAGGGAACAAGAAAAGCCTCTTGCTACATCACTGACAGCGACAACTACAGTAGATGAGAAGCCTCAGCATAGTTTGCCAACATCAGAGGGAGAAACAGCATGGTCATCAAATACTTCTGATGTAATGCCGGACTCAGAATTTGGACAGTCTAATGGAACAGTGAATAAGATCCCTCGTCCTAGAAATCCCCTTATTGATGCTGTCACTGCTCATGGCCAAAGCAAG TTGAAAAAGGCAAGTGAACGAATTCAGCCTCAGATTGAACCAAAGGTAGACGAAAGAGATTTATTTCTGCAACAGATAAGAACCAAG TCCTTCAACCTGAAGCCTGCAAATGTGACAAGATCCACACCACGACCCAATATTCAGGGTCATAATCCCAACTTGAAGGTCATCTCTCTCTTAGAGAAAAAAGCAAGTGCAATCCGCCAG GCATTTGTGGGaagtgatgaagatgatgatgagagTTGGAGTGATTCTTAG